A section of the Halopiger aswanensis genome encodes:
- a CDS encoding GMP synthase subunit A — protein MTKIVVVDNHGQFTHLERRALRDLGVETELIDNDTPPEDVDADGVVLSGGPDMDRIGKSPEYLEADMPVLGICLGMQLIAEELGGRVGGGDYGGYADVTVDIVDSDDPLTGSLHPDTRVWASHADEVKELPEGFELTARSDVCDVEAMSDTERDIYGVQWHPEVAHTEEGEEIFENFIEICESQ, from the coding sequence ATGACGAAAATCGTCGTGGTGGACAACCACGGACAGTTCACCCACTTGGAGCGCCGGGCGCTTCGCGACCTCGGCGTCGAGACGGAACTGATCGACAACGACACGCCCCCCGAAGACGTCGACGCCGACGGTGTCGTCCTCTCCGGCGGGCCGGACATGGACCGGATCGGTAAGTCTCCCGAGTACCTCGAGGCCGACATGCCGGTGCTGGGGATCTGTCTCGGCATGCAACTGATCGCCGAGGAACTCGGCGGCCGCGTCGGCGGCGGCGACTACGGCGGCTACGCGGACGTCACCGTCGACATCGTCGACAGCGACGATCCGCTCACGGGATCGCTCCACCCCGACACGCGGGTCTGGGCGAGCCACGCCGACGAGGTCAAGGAACTCCCCGAGGGCTTCGAACTCACGGCCCGGAGCGACGTTTGCGACGTCGAGGCCATGAGCGACACCGAGCGCGACATCTACGGCGTCCAGTGGCACCCCGAGGTCGCCCACACCGAGGAGGGCGAGGAGATCTTCGAGAACTTCATCGAGATCTGCGAGTCGCAGTAG
- the pan1 gene encoding proteasome-activating nucleotidase Pan1, with the protein MTDTVDDVDLPYDEDEASQQEKIQALEERLEVLESQNEEMRDKLLDANAENNKYQQKLERLTHENKKLKQSPLFVATVQEITDEGVIIKQHGNNQEALTEVTDEMREELEPDARVAVNNSLSIVKTLSSDTDVRARVMEVTESPDVSYEDIGGLEEQMQEVRETVEMPLENPGMFDDVGIDPPSGVLLYGPPGTGKTMLAKAVANQTDATFIKMAGSELVHKFIGEGAKLVRDLFKVAREHEPAVIFIDEIDAIAAKRTESKTSGDAEVQRTMMQLLSEMDGFEDRGDIRIIAATNRFDMLDRAILRPGRFDRLIEVPKPNQEGREIIFQIHTRNMNVSDDVDFAELAEEAEEASGADIKAVCTEAGMFAIRDDRTEIQMEDFRNAWDKVQAESDETEDVSKTFA; encoded by the coding sequence ATGACCGATACTGTGGACGACGTCGACCTCCCCTACGACGAGGACGAGGCGTCCCAACAGGAGAAGATCCAGGCGCTCGAGGAACGGCTGGAGGTCCTCGAGTCGCAAAACGAGGAGATGCGTGACAAACTCCTCGACGCGAACGCCGAGAACAACAAGTACCAGCAGAAGCTCGAGCGACTGACCCACGAGAACAAGAAGCTAAAGCAGTCCCCGCTGTTCGTCGCCACGGTCCAGGAGATCACGGACGAAGGCGTCATCATCAAGCAACACGGGAACAACCAGGAGGCCCTGACGGAGGTCACCGACGAGATGCGGGAGGAACTCGAGCCCGACGCTCGCGTCGCCGTCAACAACTCGCTTTCTATCGTCAAGACGCTCTCGAGCGACACCGACGTGCGGGCTCGCGTGATGGAGGTCACCGAAAGCCCCGACGTCAGCTACGAGGACATCGGCGGCCTCGAGGAGCAGATGCAGGAAGTCCGCGAGACCGTCGAGATGCCGCTGGAGAACCCCGGCATGTTCGACGACGTCGGGATCGACCCGCCGAGCGGCGTCCTGCTGTACGGCCCGCCGGGCACCGGCAAGACGATGCTCGCGAAGGCCGTCGCGAACCAGACCGACGCTACCTTCATCAAGATGGCCGGCTCGGAACTCGTCCACAAGTTCATCGGCGAGGGCGCAAAGCTCGTCCGGGACCTGTTCAAGGTCGCCCGCGAGCACGAGCCCGCCGTCATCTTCATCGACGAGATCGACGCCATCGCCGCCAAGCGAACGGAGTCCAAGACCTCCGGCGACGCCGAGGTCCAGCGGACCATGATGCAACTGCTCTCCGAGATGGACGGCTTCGAGGATCGGGGCGACATCCGCATCATCGCCGCGACCAACCGCTTCGACATGCTCGACCGCGCCATTCTGCGCCCCGGTCGATTCGACCGCCTCATCGAGGTGCCCAAGCCGAACCAGGAGGGCCGCGAGATCATCTTCCAGATCCACACCCGCAACATGAACGTCTCCGACGACGTCGACTTCGCGGAACTGGCCGAAGAGGCAGAAGAAGCCTCCGGCGCCGACATCAAGGCCGTCTGTACGGAAGCCGGTATGTTCGCGATCCGCGACGACCGCACGGAGATCCAGATGGAAGACTTCCGCAACGCCTGGGACAAGGTGCAGGCCGAATCCGACGAGACCGAGGACGTCTCGAAGACGTTCGCCTGA
- a CDS encoding MarR family transcriptional regulator, producing MSASESIRQEADDRGSWEDVRDLPPSAKLVAKVLEYNETMTQQQIAEETLLPSRTVRYALNRLDEENVIDSRFSFSDARKRLYSLDIDS from the coding sequence ATGAGTGCTTCAGAGTCGATCCGACAGGAGGCCGACGACAGGGGGAGCTGGGAGGACGTCCGCGATCTGCCGCCCAGCGCCAAACTCGTCGCGAAAGTCCTCGAGTACAACGAGACGATGACCCAACAGCAGATCGCCGAGGAGACGCTGCTGCCGTCCCGGACGGTCCGCTACGCGCTGAACCGACTCGACGAGGAGAACGTCATCGACTCGCGGTTCTCCTTCTCGGACGCCCGCAAGCGACTGTACAGTCTCGATATCGACTCGTAA
- the mre11 gene encoding DNA double-strand break repair protein Mre11, with amino-acid sequence MTRVIHTGDTHIGYQQYNSPERRRDFLAAFRGVVEDAVDDDVDAVIHAGDLFHDRRPGLIDLQGTIDILRTLADADIPFLAVVGNHEGKRDAQWLDLFEDLGLATRLGADPEVIDDVAFYGLDFVPRSRREDLEYEFDPVPDDADHATLVSHGLFEPFAHADWDTERLLTESTVDFDAVLLGDNHAPDTAEVQDAWVTYCGSTERASASEREDRGYNLVEFEDEVAISRRAIAETRDFVFVDVELEADEGIDRVQERVRQHDPGLEDAVVIVTIEGEGRPITPAAVEELAIDRGALVARVNDRRELPDEDEEVSVSFADPDAAVRERVRDLGLSNAALEIDETVRNGDLADANVRETVERRVRDLLEEDDSAFEPAPEREPSDADVTTVADQLSGDGDSRADAEPADSDATAEAAASSDGSATADDEPSSDDAADAGPADEGVTGASGADDAEETGDEEPADADTASLGDFA; translated from the coding sequence ATGACGCGGGTAATCCACACGGGCGATACCCACATCGGGTACCAGCAGTACAACTCGCCCGAGCGACGCCGGGACTTTCTCGCGGCCTTCCGGGGGGTCGTCGAGGACGCCGTCGACGACGACGTCGACGCCGTGATCCACGCCGGCGACCTCTTCCACGACCGCCGCCCCGGACTGATCGACCTGCAGGGAACGATCGATATTCTGCGAACTCTCGCCGACGCCGACATCCCCTTTCTCGCCGTCGTCGGTAACCACGAGGGGAAACGCGACGCCCAGTGGCTCGACCTCTTCGAGGATCTCGGGCTGGCGACGCGACTCGGCGCCGACCCCGAAGTGATCGACGACGTCGCGTTCTACGGGCTTGACTTCGTGCCCCGTTCGCGACGCGAGGACCTCGAGTACGAGTTCGACCCGGTGCCCGACGACGCCGACCACGCGACGCTGGTGAGTCACGGCCTGTTCGAGCCGTTCGCCCACGCCGACTGGGACACCGAGCGGCTGCTCACCGAGTCGACTGTCGACTTCGACGCCGTCCTGCTCGGGGACAACCACGCGCCCGATACGGCGGAGGTGCAGGACGCGTGGGTCACCTACTGCGGCTCGACCGAGCGCGCGAGCGCCAGCGAGCGCGAGGATCGGGGCTACAACCTCGTCGAATTCGAAGACGAGGTCGCCATCAGTCGGCGCGCGATCGCCGAGACCCGCGACTTCGTCTTCGTCGACGTCGAACTCGAGGCCGACGAGGGGATCGACCGCGTGCAGGAGCGGGTCCGCCAGCACGATCCGGGCCTCGAGGACGCGGTCGTCATCGTCACGATCGAGGGCGAGGGCCGACCGATCACCCCGGCGGCCGTCGAGGAACTGGCGATCGACCGCGGCGCCTTAGTCGCCCGCGTCAACGACCGCCGCGAGTTGCCCGACGAGGACGAGGAGGTGTCCGTCAGCTTCGCGGACCCGGACGCCGCCGTCCGCGAGCGCGTTCGGGACCTCGGACTCAGCAACGCCGCCCTCGAGATCGACGAGACCGTTCGCAACGGCGACCTCGCGGACGCGAACGTTCGCGAGACGGTCGAACGCCGCGTTCGGGACTTACTCGAGGAGGACGATTCGGCGTTCGAACCCGCGCCGGAGCGGGAACCGAGTGATGCGGACGTGACGACGGTCGCGGATCAGTTGAGCGGCGACGGTGATTCCAGGGCTGACGCCGAGCCGGCCGATTCGGACGCGACGGCCGAAGCTGCGGCCTCGAGCGATGGTTCTGCAACGGCCGATGATGAGCCCTCGAGCGACGATGCCGCCGACGCGGGACCGGCCGACGAAGGGGTTACCGGAGCGTCTGGCGCTGATGACGCGGAGGAGACCGGCGACGAAGAACCCGCCGACGCCGACACCGCCTCCCTGGGTGATTTCGCATGA
- the rad50 gene encoding DNA double-strand break repair ATPase Rad50, with protein MRVDRIRLRNFKCYGDADLGLDRGVTVVHGVNGSGKSTLLEGVFFALYGSKALDDRTLDDVITTGEEEAEVELWFTHDGRDYHVERHLKLRGDRATTTKCVLETPTETIEGARDVRREVTELLRMDAEAFVNCAYVRQGEVNKLIHASPSDRQDMIDDLLQLGALEDYRERASDARLGVKSVLDGQREVLEDVRKQVERKEDKGLHERLNNLESQRGEVTEEIDHYETQREQAQNTLDTAEDVLERHAETQEEISDLEEAIEELRSKISETEQQREEAKERIRELEAEREELAEERADLLADADLEAANADTDAVEARIEDLEGRDEELRDDLEEVRVAITETNGEIERLREEADDLESQAEQAREEADDLAERIERDEDDIADREAKLEELEDDIETAREQFDDAPVEFGNAADHLEDLESEREDLTDEIGDVTADIRAAENAIEEGERLLEEGKCPECGQPVEDSPHVDVLDDKREELADLEDRLEELEAERDDLDDRIERGEELREAERRVDRLEENRDNVEQLVAEKRESLEDRREQREGLLEDADEYESEAERKREEADALEEEVAEKRTELGEINGERGAIKETLEALRRIAEIDDERDDLASEIENYRERRRNRQELNDERRETLSSKRERKRDLESEFEEERVATAREDKQNAEQYIEKVDAKLEDLEERRTEIQNAIGAVENELEELERLRERLETLEERCDRLESLYDEAETLQTTYGELRSELRQRNVETLERLLNETFDLVYQNDSYASIELDGDYRLTVYQKDGEALEPEQLSGGERALFNLSLRCAIYRLLAEGVEGTAPMPPLILDEPTVFLDSGHVTQLVSLVESMRELGVEQIVVVSHDEELVGAADSLVRVEKDATSNRSRLERGEPPEMELLASD; from the coding sequence ATGAGGGTCGATCGGATCCGCCTGCGAAACTTCAAGTGCTACGGCGACGCCGACCTCGGCCTCGACCGGGGCGTCACCGTCGTCCACGGCGTCAACGGCAGCGGCAAGTCGACGCTGCTCGAGGGCGTCTTCTTCGCGCTGTACGGCTCGAAGGCCTTAGACGATCGCACGCTCGACGACGTCATCACGACCGGCGAGGAGGAGGCCGAGGTCGAACTGTGGTTCACCCACGATGGCCGCGACTACCACGTCGAACGCCACCTGAAACTGCGCGGGGATCGAGCGACGACGACCAAGTGCGTCCTCGAGACGCCCACGGAGACGATCGAGGGCGCCCGCGACGTGCGCCGCGAGGTGACCGAACTTCTGCGGATGGACGCCGAGGCGTTCGTCAACTGTGCATACGTCCGCCAGGGCGAGGTCAACAAGCTGATCCACGCCTCGCCGAGCGATCGGCAGGACATGATCGACGACCTCCTGCAACTGGGCGCGCTCGAGGACTACCGTGAACGGGCCAGCGACGCCCGGCTCGGCGTCAAGTCGGTGCTCGACGGCCAGCGCGAGGTCCTCGAGGACGTCCGCAAGCAGGTCGAGCGCAAGGAGGACAAGGGGCTGCACGAGCGGCTGAACAACTTAGAATCCCAGCGCGGCGAGGTCACCGAGGAGATCGACCACTACGAGACTCAGCGCGAGCAGGCCCAGAATACGCTCGACACCGCCGAAGACGTCCTCGAGCGCCACGCCGAAACGCAGGAAGAGATTTCGGACCTCGAGGAGGCGATCGAGGAACTCCGATCGAAGATTTCCGAGACCGAGCAGCAGCGCGAGGAGGCGAAAGAGCGGATTCGCGAACTCGAGGCCGAGCGCGAGGAGTTAGCCGAGGAGCGAGCCGACCTGCTGGCCGACGCTGACCTCGAGGCCGCAAACGCCGACACCGACGCCGTCGAGGCGCGCATCGAGGATCTCGAGGGGCGCGACGAGGAACTGCGCGACGACCTCGAGGAGGTCCGCGTCGCGATCACGGAGACCAACGGCGAGATCGAACGGCTCCGCGAGGAGGCCGACGACCTCGAGTCTCAGGCCGAACAGGCCCGCGAGGAAGCCGACGACCTCGCCGAGCGCATCGAGCGCGACGAGGACGACATCGCCGACCGCGAGGCGAAACTCGAAGAACTTGAGGACGATATCGAAACCGCCCGCGAACAGTTCGACGACGCACCGGTCGAATTCGGTAACGCCGCCGACCACCTCGAGGACCTCGAGAGCGAGCGCGAGGACCTCACCGACGAAATCGGCGACGTCACCGCCGACATCAGAGCCGCCGAGAACGCCATCGAGGAAGGCGAGCGACTGCTCGAGGAGGGCAAGTGCCCGGAGTGTGGCCAGCCCGTCGAGGACTCTCCCCACGTCGACGTTCTGGACGACAAGCGCGAGGAACTCGCCGACCTCGAAGATCGGCTCGAAGAACTCGAGGCCGAACGGGACGATCTGGACGACCGAATCGAGCGAGGTGAGGAACTTCGCGAGGCCGAGCGCCGCGTCGACCGCCTCGAGGAGAACCGCGACAACGTCGAGCAGTTAGTCGCCGAGAAGCGCGAGAGCCTCGAAGACCGACGCGAGCAGCGCGAAGGACTGCTCGAGGACGCCGACGAATACGAAAGCGAGGCCGAACGGAAGCGCGAGGAGGCCGACGCGCTCGAGGAGGAAGTCGCGGAAAAACGCACGGAACTCGGCGAGATCAACGGCGAGCGCGGCGCGATCAAGGAGACCCTCGAGGCGCTGCGTCGCATCGCCGAAATCGACGACGAGCGCGACGACCTCGCGAGCGAGATCGAGAACTACCGCGAGCGCCGGCGGAACCGGCAGGAACTCAACGACGAGCGCCGCGAGACGCTCTCGAGCAAGCGCGAGCGCAAACGCGACCTCGAGTCGGAGTTCGAAGAGGAACGCGTCGCGACGGCTCGAGAGGACAAGCAAAACGCCGAGCAGTACATCGAGAAGGTCGACGCGAAACTCGAGGACCTCGAGGAACGGCGCACCGAGATCCAAAACGCGATCGGCGCCGTCGAGAACGAACTCGAGGAACTCGAGCGCCTGCGCGAGCGCCTCGAGACCCTCGAGGAGCGGTGCGACCGCCTCGAGTCGCTGTACGACGAGGCCGAGACGCTGCAGACGACCTACGGCGAGCTCCGATCGGAGCTGCGCCAGCGCAACGTCGAGACCTTAGAGCGGCTGTTGAACGAGACGTTCGACCTGGTCTACCAGAACGACTCCTACGCCTCGATCGAGTTAGACGGCGACTATCGGCTGACGGTCTACCAGAAGGACGGCGAGGCGCTCGAGCCCGAACAACTGTCGGGCGGCGAGCGGGCGCTCTTTAACCTCAGCCTGCGGTGTGCGATCTACCGCCTGCTGGCGGAGGGCGTCGAGGGCACCGCGCCGATGCCGCCGCTGATTCTCGACGAGCCGACGGTCTTCCTCGACTCCGGCCACGTCACGCAACTCGTCTCCTTGGTCGAGTCGATGCGCGAACTGGGCGTCGAACAGATCGTCGTCGTCAGCCACGACGAGGAACTCGTCGGCGCGGCCGACTCGCTGGTCCGCGTCGAGAAGGATGCCACGTCGAACCGCTCGCGCCTCGAGCGCGGCGAGCCGCCGGAGATGGAGCTGCTCGCGTCGGATTGA
- a CDS encoding DUF7346 family protein, translating into MKTVQDDTGKRYLLLKRSEQASLVRDPESGNECYVQNDRLESTDEHPFETAARTVPRSVRTLLEAVPDEKTLGLLVELERRGPLGIRTLLDVSDFCESDLHGRLTVLSAAGLLAETEVDGARGYRTTEECADALGVIRSDVSDAADESATGDAFDVNERSTQTNETET; encoded by the coding sequence ATGAAAACCGTCCAGGACGACACCGGCAAACGGTATCTCTTGCTCAAGCGGTCCGAACAGGCGAGTCTCGTGCGCGATCCGGAGAGCGGTAACGAGTGCTACGTCCAGAACGATCGCCTCGAATCGACCGACGAACACCCCTTCGAAACGGCCGCACGCACCGTTCCGCGTTCCGTCCGGACGCTCCTCGAGGCCGTGCCGGACGAGAAGACCCTCGGCCTCCTCGTCGAACTCGAGCGCCGCGGTCCGCTCGGCATCCGAACGCTTCTCGATGTAAGCGACTTCTGCGAGAGCGACCTCCACGGCCGACTGACGGTGCTTTCCGCCGCCGGACTACTCGCCGAAACCGAGGTCGACGGCGCCCGCGGCTACCGGACCACCGAGGAATGTGCCGATGCGCTCGGCGTCATCCGGTCCGACGTGTCCGACGCCGCCGACGAGTCGGCGACGGGCGATGCGTTCGACGTCAACGAGCGGTCAACGCAAACGAACGAAACGGAAACGTAG
- a CDS encoding DUF7322 domain-containing protein: MASDRPDEADEPDPDTDAGDGDADETAPSGESSPDRNPDNDAITIPSVGTENAGSGLWSDLKADLEIDSIDIPEVSNDVTDADSNADANASAEMAPAPSDAPPELVKTFWALVLVINAALLAVSLGVLFLVFEGATRRGAALLAGGLILFGFAVRRYRGYRRSADRADSDVEATADADSESGADADIDDPAASADSPASVDESASSETSSNDVTEQRSPDDSDPS, from the coding sequence GTGGCCTCCGACCGACCCGACGAGGCAGATGAACCAGACCCGGACACCGACGCCGGAGACGGGGACGCAGACGAGACCGCACCGAGCGGAGAGTCCTCCCCCGATCGTAACCCGGATAACGATGCCATAACGATTCCGAGCGTCGGAACAGAGAACGCCGGGTCGGGCCTCTGGTCGGACCTGAAAGCCGACCTCGAGATCGACTCGATCGACATTCCCGAAGTCTCGAACGACGTCACCGACGCCGATAGCAATGCCGACGCTAACGCGTCCGCCGAGATGGCACCCGCACCGTCGGACGCGCCGCCGGAACTTGTCAAGACCTTCTGGGCGCTCGTACTCGTCATCAACGCCGCACTGTTGGCCGTCTCGCTCGGGGTCCTCTTTCTCGTCTTCGAGGGCGCGACGAGACGCGGCGCTGCGTTGCTGGCCGGAGGACTCATCCTCTTCGGGTTCGCAGTTCGTCGCTACAGGGGCTATCGGCGATCGGCCGACCGTGCCGATTCGGACGTCGAAGCGACGGCGGACGCCGACTCGGAAAGCGGGGCAGACGCCGACATCGACGACCCCGCGGCGTCGGCCGATTCCCCCGCGAGCGTTGACGAGTCAGCGAGCAGCGAAACATCTTCAAACGATGTGACCGAACAACGGTCACCGGACGACTCAGACCCATCATGA
- a CDS encoding DUF7331 family protein, with product MSTRTDDAMDEREPSSEPAGTETIEAYETDDGVVFYDAENPLAWVETSQTLTLDEVA from the coding sequence TTGTCTACCCGAACCGACGACGCGATGGACGAACGCGAACCGAGTAGTGAACCCGCGGGTACCGAGACGATCGAAGCGTACGAGACCGACGACGGCGTCGTCTTCTATGACGCCGAGAACCCCCTCGCGTGGGTCGAGACATCGCAGACCCTGACGCTGGACGAGGTCGCCTGA
- a CDS encoding DNA-directed DNA polymerase, with amino-acid sequence MTEAGQTGLAEFSEADEESADRPDEEAIHVAGNGGSNAAEVIDVLEETLPEPQGELELAVMQVDYTIAGYGDEERPIMHVFGRTADDELEHVQVVGFRPYFYAPTETLERPPEEQYERLTGSEEYDEDGEHYESIRGEKLTKIFGQTPRDVGKVRDDFEHYEADILFPNRFLIDKDVRSGIRVPERRAEDDSLVVPHDEVEPVDVNATPRINTFDIEVDDRSGFPEDGEEPIVCLTSHDSYRDEYIMWLYEAPIGDGEIPTEIEDYDPIEGEIDHAVRSYEEEEAMLDDFLAYIEDTDPDVLTGWNFEDFDAPYFLDRLEELQGPHHEYDLNIDRLSRVDEVWRSNWGGPDVKGRIVFDLLYGYQRMVFSELDSYRLDAVGEEELGVGKERYAGDIGDLWEDDPTQLLAYNLRDVELCVELDRQQEIIPFWDEVRSFVGCKLEDAPTPGDAVDMYVLHEAYGRFALPSKGQQEAGEEYEGGAVFEPITGVKENVTVLDLKSLYPMCMTTINASPETKVDPDEYDGETYVAPVGDDEIHFRKEPDGVMREMITELLAEREEKKELRNEYEPGSPEYEQYDRQQGAVKVIMNSLYGVSGWEQFRLYDKEAASAITATGREVIEFTETAATELGYEVTYGDTDSVMLELGPDVSKEEALETSFEIEEHINGRYDDFAREDLNAESHRFQIEFEKLYRRFFQAGKKKRYAGHITWKEGKDVDDIDIVGFEYQRSDIAPITKEVQHRVIEMIVREGDIEGAKEYVNGVIEDVLAGETSLEDIAIPGGIGKRLDNYDTDTAQVRGAKYANLLLGTNFQRGSKPKRLYLDRVDPAFFRRMESEEGFDPQRDHLYGAFKRDPDVICFEYEDQIPAEFEIDYDTMLEKTLKGPIERILEALDISWEEVKSGQEQTGLDSFM; translated from the coding sequence ATGACTGAGGCGGGCCAAACCGGACTCGCGGAGTTTTCCGAGGCGGACGAGGAGTCCGCCGATCGGCCGGACGAGGAGGCGATCCACGTCGCCGGCAACGGCGGCTCGAACGCCGCCGAGGTGATCGACGTTCTCGAGGAGACCCTCCCCGAACCCCAGGGAGAACTCGAACTCGCCGTGATGCAGGTCGACTACACTATCGCGGGCTACGGCGACGAGGAGCGGCCGATCATGCACGTGTTCGGCCGCACGGCCGACGACGAACTCGAGCACGTCCAGGTCGTCGGCTTCCGGCCCTACTTCTACGCGCCGACGGAGACGCTCGAGCGACCGCCCGAGGAGCAGTACGAGCGGCTGACGGGCAGCGAGGAGTACGACGAGGACGGCGAGCACTACGAGAGCATCCGCGGGGAGAAACTCACCAAGATCTTCGGCCAGACGCCGCGGGACGTCGGGAAGGTGCGCGACGACTTCGAGCACTACGAGGCCGACATCCTGTTCCCGAACCGATTCCTGATCGACAAGGACGTTCGCAGCGGGATCCGCGTGCCCGAACGGCGCGCCGAGGACGACTCGCTCGTCGTTCCCCACGACGAGGTCGAACCGGTCGACGTGAACGCGACGCCGCGGATCAATACCTTCGACATCGAGGTCGACGACCGCTCGGGCTTCCCCGAGGACGGCGAGGAGCCGATCGTCTGTCTCACCAGCCACGACTCCTACCGCGACGAGTACATCATGTGGCTCTACGAGGCCCCGATCGGCGACGGCGAAATCCCGACCGAAATCGAGGACTACGACCCGATCGAGGGCGAGATCGATCACGCGGTCCGCAGCTACGAGGAAGAGGAGGCGATGCTCGACGACTTCCTCGCGTACATCGAGGACACCGACCCCGACGTGCTGACGGGCTGGAACTTCGAGGACTTCGACGCCCCCTACTTCCTCGATCGGCTCGAGGAGTTGCAGGGGCCCCACCACGAGTACGATCTGAATATCGATCGGCTCTCGCGGGTCGACGAGGTCTGGCGGAGCAACTGGGGCGGCCCGGACGTGAAGGGCCGAATCGTCTTCGACCTGCTCTACGGCTACCAGCGGATGGTCTTCTCCGAACTGGACTCCTACCGCCTGGACGCCGTCGGCGAGGAGGAACTCGGCGTCGGCAAGGAGCGCTACGCCGGCGACATCGGCGACCTCTGGGAGGACGATCCTACCCAGCTGCTTGCGTACAACCTGCGGGACGTCGAACTCTGCGTCGAACTCGACCGCCAGCAGGAGATCATCCCCTTCTGGGACGAGGTGCGCTCCTTCGTCGGCTGTAAACTCGAGGACGCCCCCACGCCGGGCGACGCGGTCGACATGTACGTCCTCCACGAGGCCTACGGCCGATTTGCCCTGCCCTCGAAGGGCCAGCAGGAGGCCGGCGAGGAGTACGAGGGCGGCGCCGTCTTCGAGCCGATCACGGGCGTCAAGGAGAACGTCACCGTGCTGGACCTGAAGTCGCTGTACCCGATGTGCATGACGACGATCAACGCCAGCCCGGAGACGAAGGTCGACCCCGACGAGTACGACGGCGAGACCTACGTCGCGCCGGTCGGCGACGACGAGATTCACTTCCGCAAGGAGCCCGACGGCGTCATGCGCGAGATGATCACGGAACTGCTGGCCGAGCGCGAGGAGAAGAAGGAACTGCGCAACGAGTACGAGCCCGGCAGTCCGGAGTACGAGCAGTACGACCGCCAGCAGGGCGCCGTGAAGGTCATCATGAACTCCCTGTACGGCGTCTCGGGCTGGGAGCAGTTCCGGCTCTACGACAAGGAGGCCGCCTCCGCGATCACCGCCACCGGCCGCGAGGTCATCGAGTTCACCGAGACCGCCGCCACCGAACTCGGCTACGAGGTCACCTACGGCGACACCGACAGCGTGATGCTCGAGCTCGGGCCCGACGTTTCGAAGGAAGAGGCCCTCGAGACGTCCTTCGAGATCGAGGAGCACATCAACGGCCGCTACGACGACTTCGCGCGCGAGGATCTGAACGCCGAGTCCCACCGGTTCCAGATCGAGTTCGAAAAGCTCTACCGGCGGTTCTTCCAGGCCGGCAAGAAGAAACGCTACGCCGGTCACATCACCTGGAAGGAAGGGAAGGACGTCGACGACATCGACATCGTCGGCTTCGAGTACCAGCGCTCGGACATCGCGCCGATCACCAAGGAGGTCCAGCACCGGGTCATCGAGATGATCGTCCGCGAGGGCGATATCGAGGGCGCCAAGGAGTACGTCAACGGGGTCATCGAGGACGTGCTCGCCGGCGAGACCAGCCTCGAGGACATCGCCATTCCGGGCGGGATCGGCAAGCGCCTGGACAACTACGACACGGACACGGCCCAAGTTCGGGGCGCGAAGTACGCGAACCTCCTGCTCGGGACTAACTTCCAGCGCGGGAGCAAGCCCAAGCGGCTCTACCTCGACCGGGTCGACCCCGCGTTCTTCCGGCGGATGGAGAGCGAGGAAGGGTTCGATCCGCAGCGCGACCACCTCTACGGCGCGTTCAAGCGCGATCCCGACGTCATCTGCTTCGAGTACGAGGACCAGATCCCCGCGGAGTTCGAGATCGATTACGACACGATGCTCGAGAAAACGCTGAAGGGACCGATCGAGCGCATCCTCGAGGCGCTGGACATCTCGTGGGAGGAAGTGAAGTCGGGCCAGGAGCAGACTGGTCTAGACAGCTTTATGTAG